Genomic DNA from Catellatospora sp. TT07R-123:
GCTGGAGCACGCCTTCACCGCCGAGGGCTGCCCGGCGCCGACGGCCCGCGCCCTGGCCAGCCTCGTGGTCGCCGGGGCCGAGGGCGGGCTGCTGCTGGCCCGCGCCCAGCGCGACACCAAGCCGCTCGACGACGTCGCCGCCCAGGTCCTGGCCCACCTGCGGGCGACGCTCGACGCCCACCGGCCCACCCCGGCGCCGGGCGCCGCGGCCGCTCGGTAGCGTGCACACCCATGCTCAAGCAGCGCCTGTTCATCGCGGTATACCCGCCGCCGGACGCCGTCGCCGACCTGGCCGCCGTGGCGTCCCGACTGGCGTTCAACCGGCCGCACGCCGACGGGCTGTCCCTGCGCCCGGTGCCGCCCTGGCAGTGGCACATCACCCTGGCCTTCCTCGGCGAGATCACGCCTGAGCAGGCTGGATCGGCGTGCACCGCGATGACGGCGGTCGCCGACCGCCCCGCGCCGGTGCTCCGGCTCGGCGGCGGGGGCCGCTTCGACAACGGCCGCGCCAGCGCGGTCTGGGCCGGGGTGCGCGGCGACCTGGCCGCGCTGCACGAGCTCACCGAGCGGCTGCGCCGGGAGCTGTCGGCCGCCGCCGTCCCGTTCGACCCCCGGCCCTACCAGCCGCACCTGACGCTGGCCCGGCCCGGCGAGCGGCTCGAACCCGACGAGCTGCGCGAGGTGCTCGACCGGCTCGACGCGTACGCCGGACCGTCCTGGCCAGCCGACCGCATCGTGCTCATGCGCAGCGACCACCCGGTCAGCAACGACTACACCGAAGTGTTCGCCGCGCCGCTGCCCGGTTGACGGTCAGCAGGGCGGCCGCGCGGCGGTGGCCGCGCCCGGATCGCGGTCGGGCTGCCGCACCAGGCTGCCGCCGTCGGGTTCGGGATACAGCCACGCCTGCGCCGACCCGACCGTGGTCAGCACGAACGGTTTGCCGCCGTCGTCGACGGTGAGCACCCCGTCGCCCGCCGCCGAGGAGTAGTCCACCTCCAGCACCCATTCGATCGCGTCCTCGGTGGAGACCACCGTCACGTCGATGACCTCCTCGTCGGAGGCGCTGACCGTGAACGCGGGCGCCTCGGCCGGGCCTGCGTCGTTGACCCACTGGCCGTGCACCGCCCCGCCGTCGGCGCTGACCCGCAGGTGCTCCGGCACGACCGCGGCGCCGCAGCCGTCCCAGGCGTTGAACCAACCGGGCTGCGGCCGCGAGCGCTTGAGCACCTTGACCCGGATCGACTCCAGGTGCACCAGCGTCGCGTCGCGGCCGCGCAGCACGAAGCGCACCTGGTCCTCGTCGGCGATGACGCCGCCCTGGGCGATGGCCCAGTCGGCGAACGCCGACTTGTCGATCGCGGCCAGCGCCCGGTCGGGCACCGACCCCTGGTCGGCGGTCGCGGGAAGGACGAAGTTCGGCGACTCCGCGTACTGGTGCACCACGGTCGCCGCGACCGGGGCGGGCGGCGGGTCGATCGCCTCGCCGAGCTGGTCCAGCAGCTTCGGCACGTAGTACGAGCCGACGGCGCCGAACACCCCGAACGCGGTGAGCACCGCGAGCCCGCGCAGCACCCATTTGCGCGGCCCGGTCGGCGGCGGGGCCTGCGGCGGCACCGGGGGCACCGGCACCGGCGGAGCCGGACGCGGTGCGGCGACCGGCGCGGGCTGGGGCGGCACCGGCCGGGGCGGCGGCGGGACCTCGGAGGGGTCGACCGGCAGCGAGGGTGTCGTCACCCGCCGAAGGGTAATGGCCCCGTCCGGCCGGGACGGTCGGCTGATCGTCCCGCCGGACTGTCCGCTAGCCGACTGTCACCAGGCCCAGGCCTCCGGTCCGGGGCCGCCGTTGCCGACCGGCGGGAAGATCTCGTCCAGGCGGGCCAGCACGTCGGCGCCCAGCTCGGTCGTCAACGCGGCCAGCGGCAGGTCCAGCTGCTCGGGCGTACGCGGGCCGACCACGGGCGCGGTCACCCCGGGGCGGGACAGCAGCCAGGCCAGCGCCACCGTGGTCGGGGCCAGGCCGAGGTCGGCGCACAGGCGCTCGTACCGCTCGATCGCGGCCCGGTGCGGCTCGACCCGTTCGGGCGCGTGCAGGACGCTGCGCCCGCTCTCGCCGTCGCGCTGCTTGCGCAGCGCCCCCGACAGCGCCCCGAAGTGCAGCGGCGAGTACGGCAGCACCCCGATGCCGTGCGCGATCGCCGACGGCAGCACCTCCAGCTCCACGTGGCGCGTGAGCAGGTTGTACTTGGCCTGCTCCGACACCAGCCCGAGCAGGTGCCACTTCGCGGCCGCGGCCTGTGCCGCCGCCAGGTGCCACCCGGCGAAGTTCGACGATCCGGCGTAGCGGACCTTGCCCTGGGTGACCAGGGTCTGCATCGCCTGCCAGATCTCCTCCCAGGGCGTGTCGCGCTGCACGTGGTGCAGCTGGAACAGGTCGATCCAGTCGGTGCGCAGCCGCCGCAGCGACGCCTCGCAGGAGGCGATGATGTGCCGGGCCGACAGGCCGCCGTCGTTGGGCCAGTCGCTCATCGGCGCGTACACCTTCGTGGCCAGCACGACCCTGTCCCGCTGGCCGGTGCGGGCGAACCAATTGCCGATGAAGCGCTCGCTCATGCCGTCGCCGCGCTCGCTGCCGTACATGTTGGCGGTGTCGACGAAGTTCACGCCGTCGGCCAGCGCCCGGTCGAGGATCGCGTGGCTGGCCGCCTCGTCGATCTGCCAGGCGAAGTTCATGGTGCCCAGGCACAGGCGGCTGACGCGCAGGCCGGTGCGGCCCAGGTGGGTGTATTCCATGCCGCGACCGTAGGAGCCGGTCGCGGCTGGCCCGCAGCCGTTCGACTGTGCTCGAATACCAGCGTGATCGAGATCGAGTTCGGGGCCGCCGACCTGGTCGACGTGCGGTTCGCGCACTCGCCGATGGCCGAGGTGGTCACCAGCACGATGGCGCTGACCCGGCGCACCGGCCACTGGCTGCACGCGGCCTGGCGGGAGCGGACGCTGCCGCTGTTCACCGGTCCCGAGCTGGCCGTCCTGCGCGCGGTCGTGTCCGGGCCCTGCTACATCCCCGACTTCCTCACCCCGGTGCTGCCGGCCGCCCGGCCGGGCCTCGACGACGAGCTGGCCGCCGTCGCCGCCACCCCGCCGGACCGGGTCGCGGCCGAGGTCGCGGCGGCCTGGGCGGGACACGCCCCGCCGCCGGAGGCCGCGCGGTTCCTGACCGACCCGGCCGCCGCGCTGGTCACGCTCGTCGCGCAGGTGCGGCACTACTTCGACCGGGCCATCGCACCGGTATGGCCGAGGCTGCGCGCCGCCGTCGAGGCCGAGCTCGCCCACCGGGCCCGGCTCGCCGCCGACCACGGCCCCCGCGCGCTGGTCGCCGGGCTGCACCCGCAGCTGGACTGGGACGGCTCGGCGCTGCTGCTGGCCAGCGCCAAGTCACGCCAGTGGACCCTGGACGGGCACCGGCTGGCACTGCTGCCCACCGGGTTCGCCGGGCCGACGCTGCACACCATGACCGAGGCGGTGCACGGCCGCGCCCTCTGGTACGCCCCGCGCGGCTACGGCAGCATCTGGGACGCCGAGGTGCCCGGTCCGTCGCAGGCACTGGCCGCGCTGCTCGGGCCGACCCGGGCCGCCGTGCTGTCCGCGCTGGCCGTGCCCGCGAGCACCGGCGAGATCGCCACCACGCTGGGCCTGGCCCCGGCGACCGCCTCGCACCACCTGACCACGCTGCGCGACGCGGGCCTGGTCACCGCCGAACGCACCGGCCGCCGGCTGTCCTACCGCCGCACCCCCGTCGGCGAACAGCTCACCTGAGCGGCCTGCTTGCTCCTGCGGGGTACACGTGTGGGGTTGTGCGTACAACCGCTCACGCCCGGACGACCCCAGCCGTCCGGGCCGGACGCCGCGTGAGCCTGGACAGCAGCGCGCCCGAGCCGTGCACGACTGCGACGAGCAGCGCGAACGGCGCCGCCGTGAACAGGCCGACGATCAGCCACGCCGTGGCCACCGTCGGCGCGGGCACGTCCGCCGCCAGGCCGACCGTCCACGTTCCGGCGCCGAGCAGCGCGAACGCGGCGGCCGCCGCGAGCACCGGGGCCGCCAGCCAGCCGGTCCGGCGCGCCACGAACTCGCCGACGAGCACCGCGGGCAGCGCCACCATGGCCGTCACCACGCCGCCCAGCACGGCCGCCAGCAGCACCAGCAGCGGCCCGGCGAGCGGTCCGCCGAGGTCGCCGCCGCGCACCAGCGCCACGAGCAGCAGGGCCGCGTAGCCGAGCAGGCCCTCGGCGACGAAGACCGCCCAGCTCGCGAGCGCCCCCGCCGTGTACCGCCCGAGGTGGCCGAGCCCGCGAAGCACCTTCATGACCAGGGAGGATAGCCGTCACCTGGGCTGCGGGCCGACGCCCTCGCCCGCCAGCGCCTGGACGATCTCGGTGACCCGCCGCACGCCGTGCCGCAGCCGCCGGAAGTATGTGGCCCGGCTGCGCCCCAGCCGTACCGGCTCACCGACTCCGCTGTGCAGGTACCGCCAGGTCAGCGCCTGTGCTGCCTCGACGTCCTGGGCCGCGCCGGAGCCGCCGAGCAGCTCCACGGCCGCGCGCAGCAGCCCGGCCAGCGCCGTGCCGGACCCGGTCAC
This window encodes:
- the thpR gene encoding RNA 2',3'-cyclic phosphodiesterase, with protein sequence MLKQRLFIAVYPPPDAVADLAAVASRLAFNRPHADGLSLRPVPPWQWHITLAFLGEITPEQAGSACTAMTAVADRPAPVLRLGGGGRFDNGRASAVWAGVRGDLAALHELTERLRRELSAAAVPFDPRPYQPHLTLARPGERLEPDELREVLDRLDAYAGPSWPADRIVLMRSDHPVSNDYTEVFAAPLPG
- a CDS encoding aldo/keto reductase codes for the protein MEYTHLGRTGLRVSRLCLGTMNFAWQIDEAASHAILDRALADGVNFVDTANMYGSERGDGMSERFIGNWFARTGQRDRVVLATKVYAPMSDWPNDGGLSARHIIASCEASLRRLRTDWIDLFQLHHVQRDTPWEEIWQAMQTLVTQGKVRYAGSSNFAGWHLAAAQAAAAKWHLLGLVSEQAKYNLLTRHVELEVLPSAIAHGIGVLPYSPLHFGALSGALRKQRDGESGRSVLHAPERVEPHRAAIERYERLCADLGLAPTTVALAWLLSRPGVTAPVVGPRTPEQLDLPLAALTTELGADVLARLDEIFPPVGNGGPGPEAWAW
- a CDS encoding helix-turn-helix transcriptional regulator, which translates into the protein MIEIEFGAADLVDVRFAHSPMAEVVTSTMALTRRTGHWLHAAWRERTLPLFTGPELAVLRAVVSGPCYIPDFLTPVLPAARPGLDDELAAVAATPPDRVAAEVAAAWAGHAPPPEAARFLTDPAAALVTLVAQVRHYFDRAIAPVWPRLRAAVEAELAHRARLAADHGPRALVAGLHPQLDWDGSALLLASAKSRQWTLDGHRLALLPTGFAGPTLHTMTEAVHGRALWYAPRGYGSIWDAEVPGPSQALAALLGPTRAAVLSALAVPASTGEIATTLGLAPATASHHLTTLRDAGLVTAERTGRRLSYRRTPVGEQLT